One genomic window of Ailuropoda melanoleuca isolate Jingjing unplaced genomic scaffold, ASM200744v2 unplaced-scaffold10786, whole genome shotgun sequence includes the following:
- the LOC100470484 gene encoding olfactory receptor 52R1, giving the protein MLASGNTSSHPLFFILLGIPGLENYHFWIAFPLCAMYLVAIVGNIIVLHIVRTDHTLHEPMYLFLAMLAITDLTLSSSTQPKMLAILWFHAHEIEYHACLIQVFFIHAFSSVESGLLMAMALDRYVAICFPLHHATILTRAVVGKLGAAVMMRGLLWVSPFCFMVSGMPFCPNHVIPQSYCEHMAVLKLVCADTRVNRAYGLSGAFFVVGFDIIVISLSYVMILRTVLRLPSDEARLKAFGTCASHICVILAFYIPALFTFLTHRFGRHVPRVVHIMFATLYLLVPPMLNPIIYGVRTKQIRDRVIQGCCGKDP; this is encoded by the coding sequence ATGCTGGCCTCAGGAAATACCTCTTCACATCCTCTATTCTTCATCCTACTTGGGATCCCAGGACTTGAGAATTACCACTTTTGGATTGCCTTTCCTCTCTGTGCCATGTATCTTGTGGCTATAGTTGGCAATATCATTGTCCTTCATATAGTCCGAACTGACCACACTCTGCATGAGCCCATGTACCTCTTTCTAGCCATGCTGGCTATCACCGATCTgaccctctcctcttccacccaACCTAAAATGCTGGCTATACTCTGGTTTCACGCTCATGAGATTGAATACCATGCCTGCCTCATCCAGGTCTTCTTCATCCATGCCTTTTCTTCTGTGGAGTCTGGGCTGCTCATGGCTATGGCCTTGGACCGTTATGTGGCTATCTGCTTCCCACTCCACCACGCTACTATCCTAACCCGAGCTGTGGTGGGTAAACTGGGAGCAGCTGTGATGATGAGAGGGTTGCTGTGGGTGAGTCCCTTCTGCTTCATGGTCTCTGGGATGCCCTTCTGCCCCAACCACGTCATTCCCCAGTCATACTGTGAGCACATGGCTGTGCTGAAGCTGGTGTGTGCAGATACTAGAGTCAATCGTGCATATGGGCTCTCTGGGGCCTTCTTTGTGGTTGGCTTTGATATCATTGTCATCAGTTTATCCTATGTGATGATTCTGAGAACTGTTCTGAGGTTGCCCTCTGATGAAGCCCGGCTCAAGGCTTTTGGCACATGTGCCTCCCATATCTGTGTCATCTTGGCTTTTTATATCCCAGCCCTCTTTACCTTCCTCACCCACCGCTTTGGACGTCATGTGCCCCGAGTAGTACATATCATGTTTGCTACTCTCTATCTACTGGTACCTCCCATGCTCAACCCCATCATCTACGGAGTTAGAACCAAGCAGATCAGGGACAGAGTTATTCAAGGATGTTGTGGAAAAGATCCCTGA